A genome region from Arachis duranensis cultivar V14167 chromosome 6, aradu.V14167.gnm2.J7QH, whole genome shotgun sequence includes the following:
- the LOC107493931 gene encoding uncharacterized protein LOC107493931, with the protein MDPPSNPTPQPPIQSIIPSQPQPNPKGGINAITLRSGTQLKEKGAKDSNPITTAQEEERINIDEVVEEETPQVIVEDEEAQPTKETPKTKRTLEEEIAQPLPFPTLAKKARKRVELDPKMIEMFKKVEVTIPLFDAIHQVPRYAKFLKDLCMNKDRILELETIPLGSSISALMGALPEKCDDPGPCMVTCTVNGVQFIDCMCDLRECVSIMPLSVYWVLKLPPLKRSTARFVLADKSIITVTGVVEDVLVNIKGLVFPIDFYVLEMPSSEPERASSILLGRPFLRTSRFKLDAYSGTYSFEIDGRVVSLA; encoded by the coding sequence ATGGACCCACCATCAAATCCCACTCCACAACCCCCAATCCAAAGCATCATTCCCTCTCAACCTCAACCCAATCCTAAGGGAGGAATCAATGCCATCACTCTAAGATCCGGAACACAATTAAAAGAGAAGGGAGCAAAGGATTCAAACCCCATCACAACCGCTCAAGAGGAAGAGAGAATAAATATAGATGAGGTAGTGGAAGAGGAGACACCACAAGTCATAGTTGAGGATGAAGAAGCTCAACCAACAAAAGAGACCCCCAAGACTAAgagaaccttggaagaagaaattgCTCAACCACTCCCATTTCCAACACTTGCAAAGAAAGCTAGGAAGCGCGTAGAACTCGACCCCAAAATGATAGAAatgttcaagaaagttgaggtaaccatcCCCCTCTTTGATGCTATCCATCAAGTGCCTAGATATGCAAAATTCCTTAAAGATCTATGCATGAACaaggatagaattcttgaattggAAACCATCCCATTGGGAAGTTCTatttctgctttaatgggagcatTGCCCGAGAAGTGTGATGATCCGGGCCCTTGTATGGTCACTTGCACCGTCAATGGAGTTCAATTCATAGATTGTATGTGTGACCTCAGAGAATGTGTTAGCATCATGCCTCTCTCCGTCTACTGGGTATTGAAGTTACCACCACTCAAAAGGTCGACGGCAAGATTTGTCCTAGCggataaaagcataataaccGTGACGGGTGTTGTGGAAGATGTATTGGTGAATATCAAAGGGTTGGTGTTTCCGATTGACTTCTATGTCCTTGAAATGCCATCAAGCGAACCCGAGAGAGCATCATCcatcctacttggaagaccatttttGAGGACTTCTAGATTTAAGCTAGATGCCTACTCGGGAACATACTCATTTGAGATAGATGGGAGAGTCGTAAGTTTAGCCTAG